From the genome of Amycolatopsis sp. NBC_01488, one region includes:
- a CDS encoding carbohydrate ABC transporter permease: protein MTSTRSPSRGRDAPVAWLLIAPALAGFAVFFAYPTLRGLYLSFTEFHVLTEPRWIGLGNFRELVTDSEFWHSLLVTVYFVGLSVVLGVLVSLVTAVILHRLAASATVRGLMILPFLISGVVTALVWSWMLDPQLGIVNILITKLTGEPVLFFGSGAWAVPTLAGLNIWKSMGYNAVLIFAGLQTIPSTVYEAGRIDGASELQMFRRLTVPLLRPILVMVVVLTVISSFQIFDIVQVTTKGGPANASKVLQMYIYDKAFGQFDFGYAATMSLALFVLLAAVTFAQLRMARAGESDTN from the coding sequence ATGACGTCGACAAGATCACCGTCTAGGGGCCGGGACGCGCCGGTCGCGTGGCTGCTCATCGCGCCCGCGCTCGCCGGGTTCGCGGTGTTCTTCGCCTACCCGACGCTGCGCGGGCTCTACCTCAGCTTCACCGAGTTCCACGTCCTCACCGAGCCGCGCTGGATCGGCCTGGGCAACTTCCGCGAACTGGTGACCGACAGCGAGTTCTGGCACTCCCTGCTCGTCACGGTCTACTTCGTCGGCCTCTCGGTGGTCTTGGGCGTGCTGGTCTCGCTGGTGACGGCGGTGATCCTGCACCGGCTCGCGGCGTCGGCCACCGTCCGCGGGCTGATGATCCTGCCGTTCCTCATCTCCGGCGTGGTCACCGCGCTGGTGTGGTCGTGGATGCTCGACCCGCAGCTCGGCATCGTCAACATCCTCATCACGAAGCTCACCGGCGAACCGGTGTTGTTCTTCGGCTCGGGTGCCTGGGCGGTGCCGACGCTTGCCGGGCTCAACATCTGGAAGTCCATGGGCTACAACGCGGTGCTGATCTTCGCCGGGCTGCAGACCATTCCGTCCACGGTGTACGAAGCGGGCCGGATCGACGGCGCGAGCGAGCTGCAGATGTTCCGCCGCCTCACCGTCCCGCTGCTGCGGCCGATCCTGGTGATGGTCGTGGTGCTGACCGTGATCAGCTCGTTCCAGATCTTCGACATCGTGCAGGTGACCACCAAGGGCGGACCGGCGAACGCGTCGAAGGTGCTGCAGATGTACATCTACGACAAGGCGTTCGGCCAGTTCGACTTCGGCTACGCCGCGACCATGTCACTGGCCCTGTTCGTGCTGCTCGCCGCCGTCACCTTCGCCCAGCTCCGGATGGCTCGCGCCGGCGAGTCCGACACCAACTAG
- a CDS encoding AAA family ATPase, whose amino-acid sequence MLTTLAVENYRSLRDLVLPLSGLTVVTGPNGSGKSSLYRALRLLADASRNGAVAALAREGGLPSTLWAGPENGVRPGARVQGTVRTKAVGLRLGFAGDEFGYALDLGLPVPDRETMFNLDPEFKREAVWSGAVLKPASLLADRAGPSVRTRVSSGGWGSDVHPIRLSDSMLSEFADPRACPELLVVRERIRSWRFYDHFRTDASAPARQSRIGTRTFVLSHDGADLAAALRTIVEIGRAAELDSVVDRAFPGSRVSVVAQDGLLSVQFHQHGLLRPLSAAELSDGTLRFLLWVAALLTPRPPELLVLNEPETSLHPDLLPALAALIATAAKETQLVVVSHASPLIRALPEVAEVRSLELEKENGETKLVGQGRLDRPSWHWPKR is encoded by the coding sequence ATGCTGACCACGCTGGCCGTCGAGAACTACCGCTCGCTGCGCGACCTGGTGCTGCCGTTGTCCGGGCTGACCGTCGTCACGGGCCCGAACGGCAGCGGCAAGTCGAGCCTGTACCGCGCGCTGCGGCTGCTGGCGGACGCGTCCCGCAACGGCGCGGTGGCGGCGTTGGCCCGCGAGGGCGGACTGCCGTCGACGTTGTGGGCGGGTCCGGAGAACGGGGTGCGCCCGGGCGCACGGGTCCAGGGCACGGTGCGCACGAAGGCGGTCGGGCTGCGGCTGGGGTTCGCCGGCGACGAGTTCGGCTACGCGCTCGACCTGGGGCTGCCGGTGCCGGACCGGGAGACGATGTTCAACCTGGACCCGGAGTTCAAGCGGGAAGCGGTGTGGTCGGGGGCTGTCTTGAAGCCGGCGTCCTTGCTCGCCGACCGGGCGGGCCCTTCGGTGCGTACGCGAGTCTCGTCAGGCGGGTGGGGTTCCGACGTTCATCCGATCCGGCTGTCCGACAGCATGCTGAGCGAGTTCGCGGACCCGCGGGCGTGCCCGGAGCTGCTGGTGGTCCGCGAGCGCATCCGGTCGTGGCGCTTCTACGACCACTTCCGCACGGACGCGTCGGCCCCGGCCCGCCAGTCCCGCATCGGCACGCGCACGTTCGTCCTGTCCCACGACGGCGCGGACCTGGCGGCAGCCCTGCGGACCATCGTCGAGATCGGCCGTGCCGCGGAGCTGGATTCGGTGGTGGATCGGGCGTTCCCGGGATCGCGTGTCTCGGTGGTTGCGCAGGACGGGCTGCTGTCGGTGCAGTTCCACCAGCACGGACTGCTGCGCCCGCTGTCGGCGGCGGAGCTGTCGGACGGAACGCTGCGGTTCCTGCTGTGGGTGGCGGCGTTGCTGACGCCGCGGCCGCCGGAACTGCTGGTGCTGAACGAGCCGGAGACTTCGCTGCACCCGGACCTGCTCCCGGCTTTGGCGGCCTTGATCGCTACCGCGGCGAAGGAGACCCAGCTGGTGGTGGTTTCGCACGCTTCGCCGTTGATCCGGGCTTTGCCGGAAGTCGCGGAGGTGAGGTCTTTGGAGCTGGAAAAGGAGAACGGCGAGACAAAGCTCGTCGGCCAGGGCCGCCTGGACAGGCCATCCTGGCACTGGCCGAAGCGCTGA
- a CDS encoding CBM35 domain-containing protein yields MAARGRRALGALAGLMVAAGLLTAPAAEAQPEAPKPVAQKPYLGWSSWSLESTNYPGVNPTGPASWLTEQHVLQQADVLAAKFKQHGYTYVNIDAGWSNGFDENARPVVNPATFPDGMKYVADYVHKKGLQLGSYLAVGLDLKAYNDGNSPIAGTTNCHTKDLVYPDLRKTNGWDSAYKIDFANPCAQSYVDSLARLLTGWGVDFLKLDGVGPGSFKGGENYTNTTDVEAWHQAIAKTGRPMEFVVSWALSHRQADVWKANTNGWRVDTDVECYCDTLVTWNNSVKQRWNDVVQWIPDAGPGHWNNLDSLDVGSGKMDGLTQAERQSYLTLWAIEAAPLYLGDDLTQLDDYGVKLLTNDEVIALNQAGVPAKPVSQTTDQQVWYDRNADGSYTVALFNLAATPARVTADLAQLGISGPVQIRDLWAHQDVGTASGDLPVHGSRLFKITPRDRTALQAPAVVHGTAATGTSVSLAWDASKGAQNYDVFANGKKVATTNGTNATVTGLGPSTNYEFTVVADQRYGRPSAPSKKISVTTPAIDGPKAYEAENGSPQGGATVYDCACSNGKKVGYLGGSGYVVLPAVTVPKAGTYLLQLSYVDGDSSRTGIVTVNGTSFPLPVAGSNDNDWNTPQTVTVPVYLQAGANTIQVGNQAGYVYDVDKITV; encoded by the coding sequence ATGGCAGCACGCGGCAGACGGGCCCTGGGTGCCCTCGCCGGACTGATGGTGGCCGCGGGCCTGCTCACGGCGCCCGCAGCGGAAGCCCAGCCGGAAGCACCGAAGCCGGTAGCCCAGAAGCCGTACCTGGGCTGGAGCAGCTGGAGCCTCGAGTCGACGAACTACCCGGGCGTCAACCCGACCGGCCCGGCGAGCTGGCTCACCGAGCAGCACGTCCTCCAGCAGGCCGACGTCCTCGCCGCGAAGTTCAAGCAGCACGGCTACACCTACGTCAACATCGACGCCGGCTGGTCGAACGGTTTCGACGAAAACGCCCGCCCGGTCGTCAACCCGGCGACGTTCCCGGACGGCATGAAGTACGTCGCCGACTACGTCCACAAGAAGGGCCTGCAGCTCGGCTCGTACCTGGCCGTCGGGCTGGACCTCAAGGCGTACAACGACGGCAACTCGCCGATCGCGGGCACCACGAACTGCCACACCAAGGACCTGGTCTACCCCGACCTCCGCAAGACCAACGGCTGGGACTCCGCCTACAAGATCGACTTCGCCAACCCGTGCGCACAGTCCTATGTGGACTCCCTGGCGCGGCTGCTGACCGGCTGGGGCGTCGACTTCCTCAAGCTCGACGGCGTCGGCCCCGGCTCCTTCAAGGGCGGCGAGAACTACACCAACACCACCGACGTCGAGGCGTGGCACCAGGCGATCGCCAAGACCGGCCGCCCGATGGAGTTCGTCGTCTCCTGGGCGCTCAGCCACCGCCAGGCCGACGTCTGGAAGGCCAACACGAACGGCTGGCGCGTCGACACCGACGTCGAGTGCTACTGCGACACGCTCGTGACCTGGAACAACTCCGTCAAGCAGCGCTGGAACGACGTCGTGCAGTGGATCCCCGACGCCGGCCCCGGCCACTGGAACAACCTCGACTCGCTCGACGTCGGCAGCGGCAAGATGGACGGCCTCACCCAGGCCGAGCGCCAGAGTTACCTGACGCTCTGGGCTATCGAAGCCGCGCCGCTCTACCTCGGCGACGACCTGACCCAGCTCGACGACTACGGCGTCAAGCTGCTCACCAACGACGAGGTCATCGCCCTCAACCAGGCCGGCGTCCCGGCCAAGCCGGTGAGCCAGACGACCGACCAGCAGGTCTGGTACGACCGCAACGCCGACGGCAGCTACACGGTGGCGCTGTTCAACCTCGCCGCCACGCCCGCTCGCGTGACCGCGGACCTCGCGCAGCTCGGCATCTCCGGCCCGGTCCAGATCCGGGACCTGTGGGCGCACCAGGACGTCGGCACCGCGTCCGGCGACCTGCCGGTGCACGGCTCGCGCCTGTTCAAGATCACCCCACGCGACCGCACCGCGCTGCAGGCCCCGGCCGTCGTGCACGGCACCGCGGCCACCGGCACCAGTGTCTCGCTCGCCTGGGACGCATCCAAGGGCGCGCAGAACTACGACGTCTTCGCCAACGGCAAGAAGGTCGCCACCACGAACGGCACGAACGCCACGGTCACCGGCCTCGGGCCGTCGACGAACTACGAGTTCACGGTTGTCGCCGACCAGCGGTACGGCAGGCCGTCCGCACCCAGCAAGAAGATCAGCGTCACCACCCCCGCGATCGACGGCCCCAAGGCGTACGAGGCGGAGAACGGCAGTCCCCAGGGTGGCGCGACCGTCTACGATTGCGCCTGCAGCAACGGGAAGAAGGTCGGTTACCTCGGTGGCAGTGGCTACGTCGTCCTGCCGGCCGTGACCGTGCCGAAGGCCGGCACCTACCTGCTGCAGCTGTCCTATGTGGACGGCGACTCCAGTCGGACCGGCATCGTCACGGTGAACGGGACGTCGTTCCCGCTGCCGGTCGCCGGGAGCAACGACAACGATTGGAACACGCCGCAGACCGTGACCGTTCCCGTGTACCTGCAGGCCGGGGCCAACACCATTCAGGTCGGCAACCAGGCCGGGTATGTCTATGACGTCGACAAGATCACCGTCTAG
- a CDS encoding ABC transporter substrate-binding protein, with protein MPLSTRPRLVLVTAAAAALTLTSCTSREETPAAPSSGGGPAASAQSAAPSADGCTLDKTGYPKVDLKTAVVGFSQSEKEANPFRIAETQSIRDEAAKLGIASDKLLVTNAQSDLNKQISDIKSMLDRGAQLLVVAPLNSDGLQPALDAAKAKKVPVVTIDRKVTSQPCTDYLTFIGSNFVEQGKRAAQEMARVTGGTGKVAILLGSSGNNVTTDRTKGFKDELAKTAGLSVVAEQTGEFDRSKGQAVMEQLIQSHPDITAVYAENDEMGVGAVNALKTAGKTPGKDVKVVSIDGTRNAVQLIADGSYNAVIESNPRFGPLAFQTLQKFESGEAIPASIVITDDQYDETNAAQKVGNAY; from the coding sequence GTGCCGCTGTCCACCCGTCCCCGCCTGGTCCTGGTCACCGCGGCCGCCGCCGCGCTCACCCTCACCTCCTGCACCAGCCGGGAAGAGACCCCGGCCGCCCCCTCCAGCGGCGGCGGGCCGGCCGCGTCCGCGCAGTCCGCCGCCCCGAGCGCCGACGGCTGCACCCTCGACAAGACCGGTTACCCCAAGGTCGACCTGAAGACCGCGGTGGTCGGTTTCTCACAGTCCGAAAAGGAAGCCAATCCCTTCCGGATCGCCGAGACGCAGTCCATTCGCGACGAAGCCGCCAAGCTCGGCATCGCGAGCGACAAGCTGCTCGTCACCAACGCCCAGAGCGACCTGAACAAGCAGATCAGCGACATCAAGTCGATGCTCGACCGCGGCGCCCAGCTGCTCGTCGTCGCGCCGCTGAACTCCGACGGCCTCCAGCCCGCCCTCGACGCGGCGAAGGCCAAGAAGGTCCCGGTCGTCACCATCGACCGCAAGGTGACGTCGCAGCCCTGCACCGACTACCTGACCTTCATCGGCTCGAACTTCGTCGAACAGGGCAAGCGCGCGGCGCAGGAGATGGCGCGCGTCACCGGCGGCACCGGCAAGGTCGCCATCCTGCTCGGCTCCTCCGGCAACAACGTGACCACCGACCGCACCAAGGGCTTCAAGGACGAGCTCGCGAAGACGGCCGGCCTCAGCGTGGTCGCCGAGCAGACCGGCGAGTTCGACCGGTCCAAGGGCCAGGCCGTGATGGAGCAGCTCATCCAGAGCCACCCGGACATCACCGCCGTGTACGCCGAAAACGACGAAATGGGTGTCGGCGCGGTCAACGCGCTCAAGACAGCGGGCAAGACGCCGGGCAAGGACGTCAAGGTCGTCTCGATCGACGGCACCCGCAACGCCGTGCAGCTCATCGCCGACGGCAGCTACAACGCCGTGATCGAGTCCAACCCGCGCTTCGGCCCGCTGGCGTTCCAGACGCTGCAGAAGTTCGAGAGCGGCGAGGCGATCCCGGCGAGCATCGTGATCACCGACGACCAGTACGACGAGACCAACGCCGCGCAGAAGGTCGGGAACGCGTACTGA
- a CDS encoding carbohydrate ABC transporter permease, producing the protein MRRISPGRVVAWAYLVLVLVVTIFPFYWIVRTALSNNYALATDPSSPGPVGFTLGAFKRALGLASPAEAAAQGGSAASIDLLSALRNSIVYAVLLTVCTVFCSALAAFAFSRLRWTGRNAVFAVLLSALMVPQVLTLLPNFVLIKDLGLLNSFGGMILPTAFFSAFNIFFLRQFMQGLSTEIEEAAIIDGAGPLRVCFRIVLPMSAAPIATLALLTFITTWNDYLWPLLVTTDDTVRPLTLALAVFKQSSPQAALDWAGLMAATLVAALPMLLLFVAFGRRLVNSIGFTGLK; encoded by the coding sequence GTGCGCCGGATCTCCCCGGGCCGGGTCGTCGCCTGGGCGTACCTCGTGCTCGTCCTGGTCGTGACGATCTTCCCGTTCTACTGGATCGTGCGGACCGCGCTGTCGAACAACTACGCGCTGGCGACGGACCCGTCGTCGCCGGGCCCGGTGGGCTTCACGCTCGGCGCGTTCAAGCGCGCGCTCGGGCTGGCGTCGCCCGCCGAAGCCGCCGCTCAGGGCGGTTCGGCCGCGTCGATCGACCTGCTGTCCGCCCTGCGGAACTCGATCGTCTACGCGGTGCTGCTCACCGTGTGCACGGTGTTCTGCTCCGCACTGGCCGCGTTCGCGTTCTCGCGGCTGCGGTGGACGGGCCGCAACGCCGTGTTCGCCGTCCTGCTGAGCGCGCTGATGGTGCCGCAGGTGCTGACGCTGCTGCCGAACTTCGTGCTGATCAAGGACCTCGGCCTGCTCAACAGCTTCGGCGGGATGATCCTGCCGACGGCGTTCTTCTCGGCGTTCAACATCTTCTTCCTGCGCCAGTTCATGCAGGGGCTCAGCACCGAGATCGAGGAGGCCGCGATCATCGACGGCGCCGGCCCGCTGCGCGTCTGCTTCCGGATCGTGCTGCCGATGAGCGCCGCGCCGATCGCGACGCTCGCCCTGCTGACGTTCATCACCACCTGGAACGACTACCTGTGGCCACTGCTGGTCACCACCGACGACACCGTCCGCCCGCTGACCCTGGCGCTCGCGGTGTTCAAGCAGTCCTCGCCGCAGGCGGCGCTGGACTGGGCCGGCCTGATGGCCGCCACGCTCGTCGCCGCGCTGCCGATGCTGCTGCTGTTCGTGGCGTTCGGCCGCCGGCTCGTCAATTCCATCGGCTTCACGGGGTTGAAATGA
- a CDS encoding LacI family DNA-binding transcriptional regulator, which produces MTVTLKDVATLAGVSVKTVSNVVNGYAFVKPENRRRVEEALAATGYRPNVGARNLRRGRTGFLALMVPELSIPYFGELAGLVITAAQKRGWSVLIEQTQGTRSRERETLSSLGPHLVDGALVHPEALEAADFPSPGEIPLVMLGEHAVDVPIDHVAIDNVLAAQTAVSHLASLGRKRIAAIGRNPARGTSSQRLAGYRAALSSAGLSYSDALVAPAEKWHRSVGAAAMRSLLASDSPPDAVFCFNDLLAIGALRAVAELGLRVPEDVAIVGFDNNEESAFSLPALTTIAPDKTALAEAAIDLVHRRITGDKALPPQDIQTPFALEIRESTKGR; this is translated from the coding sequence GTGACCGTGACGCTCAAGGACGTCGCCACGCTCGCCGGAGTGTCGGTGAAGACGGTGTCGAACGTGGTGAACGGCTATGCCTTCGTCAAGCCGGAGAACCGACGGCGCGTCGAGGAGGCCCTGGCGGCGACCGGCTACCGGCCCAACGTCGGCGCGCGCAACCTGCGTCGCGGGCGCACGGGGTTCCTGGCGCTGATGGTGCCGGAACTGTCGATCCCGTACTTCGGCGAGCTGGCCGGCCTGGTCATCACGGCGGCGCAGAAGCGCGGCTGGAGCGTCCTGATCGAGCAGACCCAGGGGACGCGGTCCCGGGAGCGCGAGACGCTGTCGTCGCTGGGGCCGCACCTGGTGGACGGCGCGTTGGTGCACCCGGAAGCGTTGGAGGCGGCGGACTTTCCTTCGCCCGGCGAGATTCCCCTGGTGATGCTGGGCGAGCACGCGGTCGACGTGCCGATCGACCACGTGGCGATCGACAACGTCCTGGCGGCGCAGACGGCGGTGTCCCATCTGGCCTCGCTGGGACGCAAGCGGATCGCGGCGATCGGGCGCAACCCGGCTCGTGGAACGTCTTCCCAGCGTCTGGCCGGCTATCGCGCCGCGCTGTCCTCGGCCGGACTGTCCTATTCGGACGCGTTGGTGGCACCGGCGGAGAAGTGGCACCGCTCGGTGGGCGCGGCGGCGATGCGGTCGCTGCTGGCCTCGGATTCCCCGCCGGACGCCGTGTTCTGCTTCAACGACCTGCTGGCGATCGGCGCGTTGCGAGCGGTGGCCGAGCTGGGGCTGCGCGTCCCGGAGGACGTGGCGATCGTGGGCTTCGACAACAACGAGGAGAGCGCGTTCTCGCTGCCCGCGTTGACGACGATCGCCCCCGACAAGACGGCACTGGCCGAGGCGGCGATCGACCTGGTGCACCGGCGCATCACGGGGGACAAGGCATTGCCGCCGCAGGACATCCAGACGCCGTTCGCGCTGGAGATCCGCGAAAGCACCAAGGGGCGCTGA
- a CDS encoding glycosyl hydrolase family 95 catalytic domain-containing protein has translation MTDDLLLSWPHPANDWTEAMPVGNGRLGAMVFGGTGRTRIQVNDATVWSGTPDGPAAALAGLDAGPERLAEVREAVFAKDFRRAEDLLMGFEGPYSQEFLPYVDLWLTLPEGVSHGRTLNLDNGIATEHLTIDGHDVERTTWVSRPAQALCVALTSSGPLDVRVDVSTPLREVSRDGLDFGIEIPIDGAPRHEPQVEEPLRYGTAEGYDPFGAVAVRVTRTPTQVLITLAGSTSAYDAWIGDRQHTRDEHRRRAAVLAEQAASTGIEALRQAHEADLRPLLGASSLRIGERRGGTHDVAGLLSGTDEQLTATVLFQYGRYLLASASRPGAPPANLQGIWNDDLRPAWSSNYTVNINTQMNYWAAETTGLGECHLPLFDLLGKLAITGADVARELYGARGWVTHHNTDPWGWALPVGMGHGNPSWAIWAMGGAWLVQHVWDHYDFTRDRAFLEKTAWPLLRGCAEFCLDWLVEKDGYLETCPSTSPENLFLSEAGTKESLTHSVTMDVALIRAVFERALAAMEALAVHDPLSAEIEAALPRLRPLPVLSDGRLGEWSEDLPEDDSTHRHMSHLVALYPLGLIDAVATPGLAEAARRVLERRGPGAMGWSWAWKIALRARLGDGETARKLLGEAVQPFTGDRHRDAPVDGSEWGGLLPNLFSTHPPFQIDGNYGFPAGLAELVLQSQNDVVTLLPALPADWSSGEARGLRCRGGLAADVEWRDGELRYAVLRRLSGDPAEPVRVRYRGRETELWLRTGESTVLKGL, from the coding sequence ATGACCGACGATCTCCTGCTCTCCTGGCCGCACCCGGCGAACGACTGGACCGAAGCGATGCCGGTCGGCAACGGCCGGCTCGGCGCGATGGTCTTCGGCGGCACCGGCCGCACGCGGATCCAGGTCAACGACGCCACCGTCTGGTCCGGCACCCCGGACGGCCCGGCCGCCGCGCTGGCCGGGCTCGACGCCGGACCGGAGCGGCTCGCCGAAGTGCGCGAGGCCGTGTTCGCGAAGGACTTCCGGCGGGCCGAAGACCTCCTGATGGGCTTCGAGGGCCCGTACAGCCAGGAGTTCCTGCCGTACGTGGACCTCTGGCTGACGCTGCCCGAAGGCGTCTCGCACGGCCGGACGCTCAACCTGGACAACGGCATCGCCACCGAGCACCTGACCATCGACGGTCACGACGTCGAGCGGACGACTTGGGTGAGCCGGCCCGCGCAAGCACTGTGCGTCGCGTTGACGTCATCCGGTCCGCTGGACGTCCGTGTCGACGTGTCGACACCGTTGCGGGAGGTCTCGCGAGACGGCCTGGACTTCGGCATCGAGATCCCGATCGACGGCGCGCCGCGGCACGAGCCGCAGGTCGAGGAGCCGCTGCGGTACGGGACGGCCGAGGGCTACGACCCGTTCGGCGCGGTCGCCGTCCGCGTCACCCGGACGCCCACGCAGGTCCTGATCACCCTGGCCGGCTCCACCAGCGCGTACGACGCCTGGATCGGCGACCGCCAGCACACCCGTGATGAACACCGGCGACGCGCGGCCGTCCTCGCCGAGCAGGCCGCGTCGACCGGGATCGAGGCTTTGCGGCAGGCGCACGAAGCCGATCTGCGGCCGCTCCTCGGCGCGTCGTCGCTCCGGATCGGAGAACGGCGTGGCGGCACCCACGATGTCGCCGGACTCCTGTCCGGAACGGACGAACAGCTCACCGCGACCGTCCTCTTCCAGTACGGCCGCTACCTCCTGGCGAGCGCGTCCCGGCCCGGCGCGCCGCCGGCAAACCTGCAGGGCATCTGGAACGACGACCTCCGCCCGGCCTGGTCGTCGAACTACACGGTCAACATCAACACCCAGATGAACTACTGGGCCGCCGAGACCACCGGGCTCGGCGAGTGCCACCTCCCGCTGTTCGACCTGCTCGGCAAGCTCGCGATCACCGGCGCGGACGTCGCGCGCGAGCTGTACGGCGCCCGCGGCTGGGTCACGCACCACAACACCGACCCGTGGGGCTGGGCGCTGCCGGTCGGCATGGGGCACGGCAACCCGTCGTGGGCGATCTGGGCGATGGGTGGCGCGTGGCTCGTCCAGCACGTCTGGGACCACTACGACTTCACGCGTGATCGCGCGTTCCTCGAGAAGACGGCGTGGCCGTTGCTGCGCGGCTGCGCCGAGTTCTGCCTCGACTGGCTCGTCGAAAAGGATGGCTACCTCGAGACGTGCCCGTCGACGTCCCCCGAGAACCTGTTCCTCTCCGAGGCCGGGACGAAGGAGTCGCTGACGCACTCGGTGACCATGGACGTCGCACTGATCCGCGCCGTGTTCGAGCGCGCGCTCGCCGCGATGGAGGCGCTGGCGGTGCACGACCCGTTGTCCGCCGAGATCGAGGCCGCGCTGCCGCGGCTGCGCCCGCTGCCCGTCCTGTCCGATGGCCGGCTGGGGGAGTGGTCCGAAGACCTGCCCGAGGACGACTCGACGCACCGGCACATGTCGCACCTGGTCGCGCTCTACCCGCTCGGGCTGATCGACGCCGTCGCGACGCCGGGCCTCGCCGAAGCGGCCCGCCGGGTGCTGGAGCGGCGCGGACCGGGCGCGATGGGCTGGTCGTGGGCGTGGAAGATCGCGCTGCGCGCCCGCCTCGGCGACGGCGAGACCGCGCGAAAACTCCTCGGCGAGGCGGTGCAGCCGTTCACGGGTGATCGTCACCGCGACGCGCCGGTCGACGGCTCCGAGTGGGGCGGGCTGCTGCCCAACCTGTTCAGCACACACCCGCCGTTCCAGATCGACGGCAACTACGGCTTCCCGGCCGGGCTCGCGGAACTGGTGCTGCAGAGCCAGAACGACGTCGTCACACTGCTGCCGGCGCTGCCCGCGGACTGGTCTTCCGGTGAGGCGCGCGGGCTGCGGTGCCGCGGCGGGCTCGCGGCCGACGTCGAGTGGCGCGACGGCGAACTGCGGTACGCCGTCCTCCGGCGGCTGTCGGGCGACCCGGCCGAGCCGGTGCGGGTGCGCTACCGCGGCCGCGAGACCGAGCTGTGGTTGCGGACCGGCGAGTCGACTGTCCTGAAAGGACTGTGA
- a CDS encoding sugar ABC transporter ATP-binding protein: protein MTAATEEDVAMTTAPVLEVAGVTKRFPGTLALDDVSFALRPGEVHALVGENGAGKSTLIKVLTGVYQPDEGEVRHFGEPVTFKRPIDAQRAGISTIYQEVNLVPLMSIAGNVFLGREPRTRTGLVDWAKMYADARELLKGYGIDDDVKRPLHTLGVGAQQMVALARAVSTDAKVVIMDEPTSSLEPREVETLFEVLNRLHSEGIAIVYVSHRMDELYRVCDSVTVLRDGRVVHSGPLATLPRIELVSKMLGREIKQIREEGVTAFGEEHDIEREPLLKAENLSGMRKLHDVSVSIRPGEVVGLAGLLGSGRSETARAIVGAFPLDGGSVLLAGKPLRRGKIKAAMRAGIALLAEDRKTDGIIPNLSVRENIVLAALPTLSPFGLVSKAKQDKIVKIFMERLRIKAASPEQKVSELSGGNQQKVLLARWLATGPKILLLDEPTRGIDVGAKAEVQALIDELAQEGLGVLLISSELEELIDGSDRVVVLRDGSVVGELTRSGVDRITEENVLTAIAAEGDNDV, encoded by the coding sequence ATGACGGCAGCCACCGAAGAGGACGTCGCCATGACGACCGCACCGGTGCTCGAGGTGGCCGGGGTGACCAAGCGGTTCCCCGGCACCCTCGCCCTCGACGACGTCAGCTTCGCGCTGCGACCCGGTGAGGTCCACGCGCTGGTCGGCGAGAACGGCGCGGGCAAGTCCACGCTGATCAAGGTGCTCACCGGCGTCTACCAGCCCGACGAGGGCGAGGTGCGCCACTTCGGCGAGCCGGTGACGTTCAAGCGGCCGATCGACGCGCAGCGGGCCGGGATCTCCACGATCTACCAGGAGGTCAACCTCGTCCCGCTGATGAGCATCGCCGGCAACGTCTTCCTCGGCCGCGAGCCGCGCACTCGCACGGGGCTCGTCGACTGGGCCAAGATGTACGCCGACGCCCGCGAGCTGCTCAAGGGCTACGGCATCGACGACGACGTCAAGCGCCCGCTGCACACCCTGGGTGTCGGCGCGCAGCAGATGGTCGCCCTCGCCCGCGCGGTCTCGACCGACGCCAAGGTCGTCATCATGGACGAGCCGACGTCGTCGCTCGAGCCGCGCGAGGTCGAGACGCTCTTCGAGGTGTTGAACAGACTGCACTCGGAAGGCATCGCGATCGTCTACGTCAGCCACCGGATGGACGAGCTGTACCGGGTCTGCGACAGCGTCACCGTGCTGCGCGACGGCCGGGTCGTCCACAGTGGACCGCTGGCCACCCTGCCGCGCATCGAGCTCGTGTCCAAGATGCTCGGCCGGGAGATCAAGCAGATCCGCGAAGAAGGCGTCACGGCGTTCGGCGAGGAACACGACATCGAGCGCGAACCGCTGCTCAAGGCGGAAAACCTCAGCGGGATGCGGAAGCTGCACGACGTCTCGGTGAGCATCCGGCCCGGCGAGGTCGTCGGCCTTGCCGGGCTGCTCGGCTCCGGCCGCAGCGAGACCGCGCGGGCGATCGTCGGCGCGTTCCCGCTGGACGGCGGCAGCGTCCTCCTGGCCGGGAAACCGTTGCGCAGGGGGAAAATCAAGGCCGCCATGCGGGCCGGGATCGCGCTGCTGGCCGAGGACCGCAAGACCGACGGGATCATCCCGAACCTGTCCGTGCGCGAGAACATCGTGCTCGCCGCGCTGCCGACGCTTTCGCCGTTCGGCCTGGTCAGCAAGGCCAAGCAGGACAAGATCGTGAAGATCTTCATGGAGCGCCTGCGGATCAAGGCCGCGAGTCCCGAACAGAAGGTCTCCGAGCTGTCGGGCGGCAACCAGCAGAAGGTGCTGCTCGCCCGGTGGCTGGCCACCGGGCCGAAGATCCTGCTGCTCGACGAGCCGACCCGCGGCATCGACGTCGGCGCCAAGGCCGAGGTCCAGGCCCTGATCGACGAACTCGCGCAGGAAGGGCTCGGCGTGCTGCTCATCTCGTCCGAGCTGGAAGAGTTGATCGACGGCTCCGACCGCGTGGTCGTCCTCCGTGACGGCTCGGTCGTCGGCGAGCTCACTAGGAGCGGCGTTGACCGGATCACCGAGGAAAACGTACTGACCGCGATCGCAGCGGAGGGTGACAACGATGTCTAG